Proteins from a genomic interval of Scylla paramamosain isolate STU-SP2022 chromosome 26, ASM3559412v1, whole genome shotgun sequence:
- the LOC135113803 gene encoding uncharacterized protein LOC135113803, whose translation MGPSAGRLELDLSRVLAGRNLDRPTITIRGVYPDPDRPKKLPYRTCGSLEEETLLEENKTNTLWDLKGGVAGAGLAPALLLPLLLLIACDKPINIKASWFSRPSPSPLVPLTLHREPVHYVDRRLELYEIKDILCNYLYAYIYKMQ comes from the exons GCCCCAGCGCAGGTCGTCTTGAGCTGGACTTATCCCGCGTGCTGGCTGGCCGCAATTTGGACCGccccaccattaccatcagGGGCGTGTACCCTGACCCGGACCGCCCCAAGAAGCTGCCCTACAGGACCTGCGggagcctggaggaggagacactGCTGGAGGAGAATAAGA ccAACACCCTGTGGGATCTCAAGGGCGGTGTTGCCGGAGCTGGCCTCGCCCCCgccctgctgctgcctctgcttCTCCTCATCGCCTGCGATAAACCCATCAACATCAAGGCATCTTGGTTTTCGCGTCCATCCCCGTCCCCCTTAGTTCCTCTTACCCTGCATAGAGAGCCTGTACATTATGTAGATAGGAGGCTAGAATTATATGAAATTAAAGATATATTATGCAATTATctttatgcatatatatataaaatgcaatAA